In one Natronosalvus amylolyticus genomic region, the following are encoded:
- a CDS encoding NAD(P)H-binding protein — translation MRILVVGATGFVGTRLVHALVERGHEVVAFSRSASTASFPDGVEPFDGNLDDPETLTDLCTDVDVAYYLIHSLTAADFAERDRRYATRFRDMATEAGVDRVIYLSGISGDGRDLSPHLASRREVEEILGNGSYDLTVLRAAVIIGAESASFRILNDLTERLPVMVVPQWVRTPCQPIAIRDTITYLVELLGAEETRSRTYDIGGPTVWSYESLLRLTANQKGKRIYIIAVPVMTPELSSHWLRLTTEVEYAVARALAESMRNPVTVSEADDLQRVIPIERTPIESAVRTALEEV, via the coding sequence ATGCGCATTCTGGTGGTCGGTGCGACGGGATTCGTCGGGACTCGGTTGGTGCACGCGCTCGTGGAGCGAGGCCACGAGGTCGTCGCCTTCTCCCGAAGCGCGAGTACCGCGTCGTTTCCGGATGGCGTCGAACCGTTCGACGGGAACCTCGACGACCCCGAAACGCTCACGGATCTGTGTACGGACGTCGATGTGGCCTACTACCTGATTCACTCGCTGACGGCGGCTGATTTCGCCGAGCGCGACCGGCGATACGCAACCCGGTTTCGTGATATGGCCACCGAGGCCGGTGTCGACCGCGTAATCTACCTCAGCGGGATTAGCGGTGATGGACGCGACCTTTCGCCACACCTCGCCTCTCGCCGGGAGGTCGAGGAGATTCTGGGGAACGGGTCGTACGATTTGACTGTTCTTCGGGCGGCCGTGATTATCGGGGCCGAAAGCGCCAGTTTTCGAATTCTCAACGACCTGACCGAACGGCTGCCGGTGATGGTGGTTCCACAGTGGGTCCGAACGCCGTGTCAACCGATCGCGATTCGGGACACCATCACCTATCTGGTCGAACTCCTGGGCGCTGAGGAAACGCGAAGTCGAACGTACGACATCGGCGGCCCAACGGTCTGGTCGTACGAATCACTGCTTCGACTGACAGCGAACCAGAAGGGCAAACGCATCTACATCATCGCGGTCCCCGTGATGACGCCGGAACTGTCCTCACACTGGCTCCGGCTGACGACCGAAGTAGAGTATGCAGTCGCTCGAGCGCTCGCCGAAAGCATGCGAAATCCGGTGACCGTTAGCGAAGCGGACGATTTACAACGCGTTATCCCGATCGAACGGACGCCCATCGAGTCGGCCGTACGGACGGCGCTCGAGGAAGTCTGA
- a CDS encoding acyl-CoA dehydrogenase family protein, whose product MSDGFDYGDLEEGRHVNYWSFDRTLQRNVRRIYAPDECRWAAPILEEFGDVIGHTIADNADVIDDHGPELETYDKDGEVVNRVRYPAEQLENERLVYERGIVADSFEAPPGRDRPMPLSHNLVMQYLLSYADVGFDCPVAMTAGAALVLEKFGDEDLEAYYEGLTSREYGDLIEGAMFLTEKQGGSDVGATETIARWDDDADCYRLEGEKWFCSNIDAQGTLALARTPDAPEGTKGLSMFLVPHELEDGVNDQLYRRLKDKLGTIAVPTGEVELQGAKAFLVGEEEAGFKQMAEMLNLERLSNAAASCGLIGRALLESKVKAANREAFGDTIDRYPLMRRDLVDMAVDHEAATAFTMEAARLFSVRERAERVARGDISLEDGVDRNLLEVGADGATLESGTDRETLEDEAEDAYRLMRLLIPISKARTGRMAVETASYAMEIQGGNGYVNDFVTNRLLRDAQVLPIWEGTENILSLDVLRALEREAAHEPFIEAVQTRLERISHPLLEGPAETVEAEFHELTDALATLATEDTEYAQLQAKELTHYIFDVFTAAVLLEDAQRALEGDTGQPDARLALVARRFIDRQFDHRPARGITSGDRFAIEYFDPIVRYARVEPSSLEFEPASS is encoded by the coding sequence ATGAGCGATGGATTCGATTACGGCGATCTCGAGGAGGGTCGTCACGTCAACTACTGGTCGTTCGACCGGACGCTCCAGCGAAATGTGCGGCGCATCTACGCCCCCGACGAATGTAGGTGGGCGGCCCCGATTCTCGAGGAGTTCGGCGACGTAATCGGCCACACAATCGCCGACAACGCCGACGTCATCGACGACCACGGCCCGGAACTCGAGACCTACGACAAAGACGGCGAGGTGGTCAACCGCGTTCGCTATCCCGCCGAACAACTCGAGAACGAGCGACTGGTCTACGAGCGGGGTATCGTCGCGGATTCCTTCGAAGCGCCACCGGGCCGGGACCGGCCGATGCCGCTCAGCCACAATCTCGTGATGCAATACCTGCTCTCGTACGCCGACGTGGGCTTTGACTGTCCCGTCGCGATGACGGCGGGGGCTGCACTCGTCCTCGAGAAGTTCGGCGACGAAGACCTCGAGGCCTACTACGAGGGGCTCACCAGCCGTGAGTACGGCGACCTCATCGAGGGAGCGATGTTTCTCACCGAAAAGCAAGGTGGGAGTGACGTCGGGGCAACCGAAACGATTGCCAGGTGGGACGACGACGCCGATTGTTATCGCCTCGAGGGCGAGAAGTGGTTCTGTTCGAACATCGACGCACAGGGCACGCTTGCACTGGCCCGAACGCCTGACGCACCCGAGGGTACGAAGGGACTCTCGATGTTTCTGGTGCCTCACGAACTCGAGGACGGGGTGAACGACCAACTGTACCGACGGCTCAAGGACAAACTCGGGACGATTGCGGTGCCGACGGGCGAGGTCGAACTGCAGGGGGCGAAGGCGTTTCTCGTCGGGGAGGAAGAAGCCGGCTTCAAGCAGATGGCCGAGATGCTCAACCTCGAGCGCCTGTCGAACGCCGCGGCTTCGTGTGGCCTCATCGGTCGGGCACTCCTCGAGAGCAAGGTCAAAGCCGCGAACCGGGAGGCGTTCGGGGACACCATCGACCGGTACCCGCTCATGCGCCGGGACCTGGTTGATATGGCGGTCGACCACGAGGCTGCGACCGCCTTCACGATGGAAGCCGCCCGGCTGTTTTCGGTTCGCGAGCGGGCCGAACGCGTTGCCCGTGGGGACATTTCGCTCGAAGACGGAGTTGATCGAAACCTTCTCGAGGTCGGGGCCGACGGGGCGACCCTCGAGAGCGGGACGGATAGGGAGACCCTCGAGGACGAGGCCGAAGACGCGTACCGGCTCATGCGATTGCTCATTCCCATCTCGAAGGCGCGAACGGGGCGGATGGCCGTCGAAACTGCCTCCTACGCGATGGAGATTCAGGGTGGCAACGGCTACGTCAACGACTTCGTCACCAACCGACTGCTTCGGGACGCACAGGTGTTACCGATCTGGGAAGGCACCGAGAACATCCTCTCGCTCGACGTCTTGCGCGCCCTCGAGCGCGAAGCTGCCCACGAGCCGTTCATCGAGGCCGTCCAGACACGTCTCGAGAGGATTTCCCATCCGCTGCTCGAGGGGCCTGCCGAAACGGTCGAAGCCGAGTTCCACGAGTTGACGGACGCGCTCGCGACGCTCGCGACCGAAGACACCGAGTACGCTCAGTTGCAGGCCAAGGAGCTAACCCACTACATCTTCGACGTGTTTACCGCTGCGGTGTTGCTCGAGGACGCCCAGCGGGCGCTCGAGGGTGACACGGGGCAACCGGATGCACGACTCGCGCTCGTCGCGCGTCGGTTTATCGACCGGCAGTTCGACCACCGGCCCGCTCGCGGGATTACGAGTGGCGACCGCTTCGCCATCGAGTATTTCGATCCGATCGTTCGCTACGCCCGAGTCGAACCATCTTCGCTCGAGTTCGAGCCCGCTTCGTCGTAG
- a CDS encoding cytochrome P450 yields MGNYVVPGPDGPPMVGVLPRYARDPFAFVREVREAYGEIAAFDLGPNRTYFVTTPALIEQVLVSDAAHFSKPDFQADALGQLLGEGLLTSEGDHWRDRRELATPAFAPGRIASMAPMMAQRAQAMVDRWSDGATRNIEWEMTRTTLEIIVEAMFGVDLPVATAKKTAHLLEPVGRRFEPDPVRAVMPEWVPTPENRTFERSVEKLEGVVDDLVEMRKRTGIDDEDDDLLALLLEAKAEAKIDQQGIRDELMTMLLAGHDTTALVLTYTFALLSAHRAIEQRVHEEVDTVLEGAPPTAADARRLTTLRNVLQESMRLYPPVYVMFRQADRDVTMGGYDVPADSLIMCSQWATHRDPRYFENPDTFDPDRWLEPTHPTYAYFPFGAGPRSCIGKGFTMLEAPIIAATVAQQYRLRRVDDGPIDLRGSLTAHPEDGMEMRLERR; encoded by the coding sequence ATGGGAAACTACGTCGTTCCCGGACCGGACGGCCCGCCGATGGTCGGTGTCCTCCCCCGCTATGCTCGCGATCCGTTCGCGTTCGTGCGTGAGGTTCGTGAAGCCTACGGCGAGATTGCGGCCTTCGACCTCGGTCCGAACCGGACCTATTTCGTCACGACACCGGCGTTGATCGAGCAAGTACTCGTCAGCGACGCGGCTCACTTCTCGAAACCCGACTTCCAGGCTGACGCACTCGGACAACTGCTCGGCGAGGGACTCCTTACCAGCGAGGGCGACCACTGGCGCGACCGACGAGAGCTAGCGACGCCAGCGTTTGCACCTGGAAGAATCGCCAGTATGGCACCCATGATGGCACAGCGAGCACAGGCGATGGTCGACCGCTGGAGCGACGGGGCCACGCGAAACATCGAGTGGGAAATGACCCGAACCACCCTCGAGATTATCGTCGAAGCGATGTTCGGCGTCGACCTGCCGGTGGCGACGGCAAAGAAGACCGCCCACCTGCTCGAGCCAGTCGGTCGCCGTTTCGAACCGGACCCGGTTCGTGCCGTGATGCCGGAGTGGGTGCCGACACCGGAAAACCGGACGTTCGAACGTTCCGTCGAGAAACTCGAGGGGGTCGTCGACGACCTCGTCGAGATGCGGAAACGAACAGGAATCGACGACGAGGACGATGACCTGCTCGCGTTGCTCCTGGAAGCGAAGGCCGAGGCCAAGATCGATCAACAGGGAATCCGAGACGAACTCATGACGATGTTGCTCGCTGGACACGACACGACGGCGCTCGTACTCACCTACACCTTTGCCCTCCTTTCAGCACACCGCGCTATCGAACAGCGCGTTCACGAAGAAGTCGACACCGTCCTCGAGGGTGCACCGCCAACGGCTGCCGACGCCAGACGGCTCACCACGCTGCGAAACGTCTTGCAGGAGTCGATGCGACTGTATCCGCCGGTGTACGTGATGTTCAGACAGGCCGACCGAGACGTCACGATGGGCGGCTACGACGTCCCAGCAGACTCGCTTATCATGTGTTCTCAGTGGGCGACACACCGCGACCCCCGCTACTTCGAGAACCCGGATACCTTCGATCCGGACCGCTGGCTCGAGCCAACCCATCCCACCTACGCGTACTTCCCGTTCGGTGCGGGCCCCCGCAGTTGCATCGGCAAGGGGTTCACGATGCTCGAGGCACCGATCATCGCCGCCACGGTTGCACAACAGTATCGTCTCCGCCGGGTCGACGACGGCCCCATCGACCTCCGCGGTTCGCTGACGGCCCATCCCGAAGACGGGATGGAAATGCGACTCGAGCGTCGGTGA